A region of the Myxococcus stipitatus DSM 14675 genome:
TGGCGTTCGCCGGGCAGAAGCAGGTGGGCGGCGTCCGCATGCCGGACTCGCTGACGCTGCAGGGCCGCACCGTGGCGCTGGCCCACATGGAGCTGCACAAGCGCTTCATCTTCAAGGTCTACGTGTGGAGCCTCTACCTGGAGGACCACCCGCGCAGCGCGTCGGAGGCCATCGCCTCCAACAGCGTCAAGCGCCTCCACTTCCGCTTCCTGCGTGACATCAGCCGCTCCCAACTGGTGGAGAGCCTGCGCAACGGCCTGCACCGCAACCCGGACCTGCGCGAGGGCCCGCTGGCTCAGCAGGTCGGGGTGATGCTGGGCTCGCTGCGCGACGTGGAGAAGGGCGGAGACCTCATCATCACGTACACGCCCGGGGGTGGGTTGGAGATCGCAGGGGAAGCCAGTGGGGGGGTCTTCATCCCCGGGAAATCCTTTGCGGATGCGCTCTTTTCGGCGTGGCTGGACGTGCACCCCATCTTCCCGCGCTGAACCGTCCCGAGGGGCCGCCTGGCGGCCCGGGGACAGCAGAAGTTCTGTGGGTTCTTCCTGACCTGGCGCTCCATGAGCGGTACGCTGGAGCACAAACCATTGTTGTCGGGAGAAATCATACACATGCGGACACGGCTGATTCTGGCATCGCTGGTGGCGCTCTCCACGGGTTGCGTCACGCAAGGCACGTTCGACGCGAAGGCCCTGGAGGCGGACCAACTCTCCAAGGGGCTCAACGACGAGAAGGGTGCTCGCGCGGCCGCCGAGGCCAAGGTGAAGGAGCTGTCGGAGCAGATCACCACGCAGGCGCAGGAGAAGCAGGCGCTGGAGACGCGGCTGACCACCTCCGAGTCACGGCTCACGGCGGGCGCCGCCGAGCGTCGCGCGCTGCAGGACGAGAACGCGAAGCTCTCCGCGCTCAACGACGAGCTGGCGCGCAACTCCAAGAAGCTGGCGCAGGCGAAGGAGGAGCTGGAGAAGAAGAGCTCCGAGTACGAGAACCTGGCGCAGAGCCTCAAGCAGGAGATTTCGGAAGGGAAGATCGAGCTGTCCGAGCTGAAGGGCCGGATGACGGTGCAGCTCAAGGACAAGATTCTCTTCGCCTCCGGCTCGTCGCGGGTGGGCAAGGAAGGCACGGCGGCGCTGGTGAAGATCGCCGAGGCGCTCAAGACGGTGCAGGGGAAGATCATCCGCGTGGAAGGCCACACGGACGACGTGCCCACGGGCGGCGGCCAGTTCCAGACGAACTGGGAGCTGAGCCTGGCGCGCGCCATGGCGGTGGTGCGGACGCTCCAGGACTCGGGCGTGGACCCGACCCGGCTGTCGGCGGCGGGCTACGGCCAGTACCAGCCCATCGCCGCGAACGATTCGGCGGAGAACCGCAGCATGAACCGCCGCATCGAAATCGTGCTCGCGCCCAAGTTGTGAGAGCTTCGGGGAAGGGCGTGATTCACGCGCTCTTCCCCTCATGAAAACGCTCTTCGCCGTCCTCTGTTTCTTCGTCGCCACCGGGGCGCTGGCCCAGGCCCCGGATGGTGGCGTCGCCGACCCCGACGCGGGCGTCCCCACGGGTGTGCTGACCAAGCCCCCGGAGCTGCTGCGTCAGGTGGAAGCACCGTATCCCCCCGAGGCCGCCGCCCAGCAGCTGGAGGGGACGGTGGTGATGCTCATCGACATCTCGGAGACGGGCGCCGTCACGAATGTCGAGGTGACGGAAGCCGCCGGACACGGCTTCGACGAGGCCGCGGTGGAGGCGGTGAAGCAGTTCCAGTTCGAGCCCGCGCAGGTGGACCATGTCCCCGCGCCGGTGCGCATCCAGTACGCGTACCAGTTCGTCTTCCGGCCCGTGCCGCCCGAGCCGTCCGAGGACGGCGGCGTCGCCACGCCCGAAGCGCCGGTGAACTTCAGCGGCCGGGCGCTGGAGCGAGGCTCTCGCAAGCCGCTGGCGGGCGCGGAGGTCGTGATTCCCGACCTGGGCCTGTCCACCGTCGCGGACGAGGACGGGCGCTTCTCCTTCCGAGGCGTCCCGCTGGGCACGCACGAGGTGCTGGTGGTGCTGGGCGGGTATGACCGCTTCCGCACGAAGGAGACGCTGTCGGAGGGGCTGGAGACGCGCGCCACGTACTACGTGCAGAAGCGCATCTTCAGCGCGTTCGAGACGGTGGTGCGCAGCGAGCGCGAGCGCAAGGAGGTGACGAGCACCACGCTGCAAGTGGCGGAGGTGCAGCGCGTGCCCGGCACGCAGGGCGACACGCTCAAGGTGGTGCAGAACCTGCCCGGCGTCGCGCGCCCCGCGTTCAATGGAGGCCAGCTGGTCATCCGAGGCACCAGTCCGCAGGAGTCCGGCGTCTTC
Encoded here:
- a CDS encoding chalcone isomerase family protein — translated: MKEQALRSFARGLVLSLTLVSGVAFAGQKQVGGVRMPDSLTLQGRTVALAHMELHKRFIFKVYVWSLYLEDHPRSASEAIASNSVKRLHFRFLRDISRSQLVESLRNGLHRNPDLREGPLAQQVGVMLGSLRDVEKGGDLIITYTPGGGLEIAGEASGGVFIPGKSFADALFSAWLDVHPIFPR
- a CDS encoding OmpA/MotB family protein, with translation MRTRLILASLVALSTGCVTQGTFDAKALEADQLSKGLNDEKGARAAAEAKVKELSEQITTQAQEKQALETRLTTSESRLTAGAAERRALQDENAKLSALNDELARNSKKLAQAKEELEKKSSEYENLAQSLKQEISEGKIELSELKGRMTVQLKDKILFASGSSRVGKEGTAALVKIAEALKTVQGKIIRVEGHTDDVPTGGGQFQTNWELSLARAMAVVRTLQDSGVDPTRLSAAGYGQYQPIAANDSAENRSMNRRIEIVLAPKL